Below is a genomic region from Paenibacillus rhizovicinus.
GCAGGTGATGGTCATCGTTTCTGCGGAATTTGCCCGGCTGTGGATGAAGATGACGAAGGAATGGAAGACGCATCTGGAGGATGAATTGGCTCCGAACTTAACGGAAGGTCAACTGGTCGTATTGGAGCTGCTGATGCAGCATCAGCCGATGAAGCCGTCGGATTTGCTAGCTTACTTGACGACGACGCCTGCGGCGATCACGACGCTGCTCGACCGCATGGAGCGCGGCGGTCTCGTGGTGAGGAAACGCGACGAGAGCGACAGGCGGATCGTCTGGGTTACGGTGACGGAGAAAGGAATGACGGAAGTCGTTCGAGGCGTTTCCATCCGTGACGCATACATAACCGAAGCACTTGACCGGATTTCCTTGCACAATCAGCAATTGCTCGTCTATTTGCTTGGCAAAGTCGCAAATTCATGATCCATCCCGCAAGGAAGGTTTACCGAGAACGAGAATGAGACCAACACAACTGGAATGAAGATAACAAACCGCCCATCCGTATCGGATGGGCGGTTTGTCGTCGCTTATGGAGCGGCATGCAGTTGAACCGGCTTGCTATGCATGGATTCGATTCGTTTCGAAACCGTCGCGTACGTCGTCTTCAGCTTGCCGTAATCGGCCGCGCTCAATTCGGGGAACGCTTTGGTCTTGGAAGCGAGCGCGTTCGCGATCGGAACGACCTCGTAGTGGCTGAGACCCTTGACGGACGTTCGATGCACCCAAGTGGGGATCGCTTTGACATTGCCGATCGTCGTAACGCCGCGTTCCTTATGAATGCCCACCTTATAGATGACGCCGAAGTCCTTCGTATTGCCGCGTTGATTCGAAATGAAATTACCCATGGAATAAATGATGAGTCCTTTACGAACGGAACCGTCCGGGTTCGTTACTTCGGCGAATTCGTATGGCTGTACGACATGCGGATGGGAACCGGCGATAATGTCGGCTCCGGCCGCGACGAGATCGCGCGCGAGCTTCGTCTGCGCTTCGTTCGGCGCCGTTTGGTATTCCGTGCCGAAATGAAGGACGACCGTAATGAAGTCCGCGCCAGCCGCTTTCAACCGGCCGATATCTTGAATGATCGCCTGCTCGTCAATCAGGGACACGGCATAAGGCTGCGTCTTGGGCAGCGGAATGCCGTTCGTCCCATACGTATAAGCCAACAGTCCCATGGAGATTCCGGCATGCTTCTCGATCGTAATCTGATCGGCTTCCCATTGGGAACGGGCAGTGCCTTTCGTCACGAAGCCAAGCTTCTTCAGCTTCGCGAGCGTCATCGAAATCCCTTGCGCGCCGCGGTCCATCGCGTGATTATTCGCGTTCGTGACCGTCGTAAAGCCCGCGTACTTCAGCGCATCGCCCAGCTCCGGAGGCGCGTTGAAACGGGGAAAACCGGAAAGTCCGAGGGCTTTGCCGGCGATCGGCGTTTCAAGGTTGGCCAGCGACCAATCGCCTTGTTCGATGATCGGCTTCACCGAAGCGAAGAACGGCTTGAAATCGTAGGTAGCCGTTTTCTCGTCGTACGCACCCGGAAGCTGGGGCGAATGCATCATAATATCGCCTACCGCGATCAGCGTCGCGTCATGCGTTCCTTCATCCGCGGGAGGCTGCGTGCTGTCATCGCTTGGCTGCTGGCCGTTCTGACTGCCGCTCTGCTGATCGTTGCCGGCAGACGGAACGTCTGTGTCCGTGTCCGTGTCCGCATTGCTGTCTCCGGGCTGGGCCGGATTCTGCTGGTCCTCATTCGCCGGATCGGCCGGATCCGAGCTCGGCGCCTGCTGGTCGTTTCCGCCCTGCGGCTGATTATCGCTGTCCGCGGTCTGATCCGGAGCGACGGGATCAAGCTTCGGCTGCGTCGCGCACCCGTTCAGGAGCGCGAGCAGGAGCAGTCCGGGGAGGAGCCATCGCATGCGTTTCGCGCTTAGGCGGTTCATCAGCCCATACCTCCTTGTCGATCGAACGTATGCAGTGCACGGGTGAAGTGCTGCTCGTCAAAACGGTTCCAAGGCTCGGAGGCCGGCGGCTGCGCAACGATCGTCAGCCATTCTTTCGTGACGGGATGCGCGACGCCGATGGAGATCGACCATAACGCGATATCTTGTTCGCCTTGCACGGGCGGCGCGCCGTATTTGCGATCATAGACGAGCGGACAGCCGATGGCTGCCATCTGCGCCCGGATCTGATGCGACCGGCCGGTCAGCAGCTTAACCGCGATTAACGAGTAGGGTCCATGCTTCTCAACAACGGAATACTCGAGAATCGCTTCCTTGGCGTCCGGAACCGGCTTGTCGTGAACGGTCACGATATTCCGTGCGGCATCCTTGCGCAGGAAATGCCGCAGGCGGCCGGAAAGGGCCGAAGGAACGCCGTGAACGACGGCAAGGTATGTTTTGTCAAAGTTACGGCTGCGAACGGACTCCGACAGCCTGGAGGCCGCTTTGGACGTCTTGGCGAAGAGCATCGCGCCGCCGACGGGACGGTCAAGACGATGGACAAGCCCGACATAGACATTGCCGGGCTTGTTGTATCGTTCCTTTAGATCGTCCTTCAGCAGCGTTACCATATCCGCTTCGCCGGTATCGTCGGCTTGCGAGAGAATGCCGGGCGGCTTTACGACGGCGAGCAAATGATTGTCCTCGTAAAGCACGGGCAGCACAGGAGCAGGAATGGACCCGCCGCTGCCGGTCATCCTACTGGCCCTCCCAGCGGCCTAATATGCCGCAAGGCAGCGTCAGCCCCGAAGCCGTAATCGGAATGCCGATTTCGCCGCAATGAATCGAGCCGTTGTACGTCTGATTGACCGTCATGTGAAGC
It encodes:
- a CDS encoding MarR family winged helix-turn-helix transcriptional regulator, encoding MVSAEFARLWMKMTKEWKTHLEDELAPNLTEGQLVVLELLMQHQPMKPSDLLAYLTTTPAAITTLLDRMERGGLVVRKRDESDRRIVWVTVTEKGMTEVVRGVSIRDAYITEALDRISLHNQQLLVYLLGKVANS
- a CDS encoding CapA family protein, which translates into the protein MNRLSAKRMRWLLPGLLLLALLNGCATQPKLDPVAPDQTADSDNQPQGGNDQQAPSSDPADPANEDQQNPAQPGDSNADTDTDTDVPSAGNDQQSGSQNGQQPSDDSTQPPADEGTHDATLIAVGDIMMHSPQLPGAYDEKTATYDFKPFFASVKPIIEQGDWSLANLETPIAGKALGLSGFPRFNAPPELGDALKYAGFTTVTNANNHAMDRGAQGISMTLAKLKKLGFVTKGTARSQWEADQITIEKHAGISMGLLAYTYGTNGIPLPKTQPYAVSLIDEQAIIQDIGRLKAAGADFITVVLHFGTEYQTAPNEAQTKLARDLVAAGADIIAGSHPHVVQPYEFAEVTNPDGSVRKGLIIYSMGNFISNQRGNTKDFGVIYKVGIHKERGVTTIGNVKAIPTWVHRTSVKGLSHYEVVPIANALASKTKAFPELSAADYGKLKTTYATVSKRIESMHSKPVQLHAAP
- a CDS encoding RluA family pseudouridine synthase — protein: MTGSGGSIPAPVLPVLYEDNHLLAVVKPPGILSQADDTGEADMVTLLKDDLKERYNKPGNVYVGLVHRLDRPVGGAMLFAKTSKAASRLSESVRSRNFDKTYLAVVHGVPSALSGRLRHFLRKDAARNIVTVHDKPVPDAKEAILEYSVVEKHGPYSLIAVKLLTGRSHQIRAQMAAIGCPLVYDRKYGAPPVQGEQDIALWSISIGVAHPVTKEWLTIVAQPPASEPWNRFDEQHFTRALHTFDRQGGMG